A single window of Colletotrichum destructivum chromosome 9, complete sequence DNA harbors:
- a CDS encoding Putative cytochrome P450, phosphopantetheine binding ACP domain, beta-ketoacyl synthase, thiolase → MANLLSYAVGIFPTPTARIPVVVLGLGLITIVVVFLARQLVFHPLAAYPGPFLAKCTDLYAAWHAWRGTLHLDMYRCHKKYGPVVRYAPGRLLINSNTAVKAISSHGANVIKSKAYGALVHGAPNTLTLRNKKEHARRRKILSMALSDAQMRLYEAKMLEHIEAMCSNLDDASAATNDSPDESAAPSSRALDMAVLCEHLTFDVICDIAFGLSPNTLKNDKYRFVPACITESNVRIGALVQASILSIAKLDKYLFPQSIKARNRFLGFLVWLIRTRKGLSPSPGAKRSDVFSYVETAKNPDDGSMLSRDEVQAESATLIVAGSDTTSTTVAATLFYLTGNPRAYDRLRKEVRTAFRSASEIRTGDQVNSCVFLRACINEALRMSPPVGGALWREVLPGGLTLEVGSRGGSQPSQTVFVPPGVDVGTGIYSLHRHEDYFDSPSEYRPERWLVAGENGGGDQADGAATAEAVDLAWSAFFPFSSGQRSCVGKGLAYVEATLTLAHILYRFDFCRDESMPVGGEYVLKDHVTSAKSGPWLRFTRAARDEEPQAGVAEDSRAAAESEIRLGHGNDDEAAAAAAVNASSTLDDVPPPPNSPMDASSSLEQHRSQSPVLSESSRFSCSASTCSETSRPESALSAPELDSPKGESKSLDVQEVAVAQEMHPETRRNLGHILLIELLAIETQEWIAEAVQAERIIEIGPGNTLTNMMKKTLQASADRDEARGIRRRILSLDSDRDEIYYRFDPASEQPEHPDNNGSGFAGIKTESSQQTAGPAETPSRGSRGASSLVDAAQEPAAATTTGRDATPGAMIPDEAIDASSVLVSIVGAKLKKHPSDIDKSSTIGKLTGGRSTRSNELVGDLQVEFGEQIPDSAAELPIEELCLIVDKAQQATGRTELGKTATGLVSTMLSNTLPGTFGPSKARSHLQSRWRVGPHRQNAIFLSALPSTQSAGGRKGDAAEAMVFLDDIAAAYLEKEGLEARQPVADVDAEAVAQKQATERNDGLYHEFIEMLTMNLGRAATVLDEKGAETNAVDAGLCDLRDELGDTYAQGVASMFNVKKQRVYKSFWNWVPQDILRLSRMAFQPGRGAHKQQQQQQAQLESVEDLMTRIANRACGRSIDQLLFHLEEEETKVKDKENHEIRRVLRSCMEACQSSLSQAPLFVDREPRRSPTIFITDNGDIEVRTVPRMPSGDSFVPSVRFFGAEGKTSEAEGQRLSSIYMEDLARAREPGLTFTGKSVLVTGAGQGSIGVSIVENLLRGGARVTVATRSYSADTTKMYADLYAKYGSRGSELRVVPFNQGSRRDVEALAAYCCGDAKDDVGGDGGGGIDFVLPFAVMAESNRDLEDLDSHAELAHRVALVNVLRLLGAIVRNQRLGGRTTKPVTAVLPLSPNHGLMGGDGLYSESKRGLEAVFARWRSEGWHDYMALLGVVIGWTRGTGIMSDNDVLAPGVEAFGVRTFSRGEMAAHIVTMMGGRVADACQSMPLIVDLGGGLAEIPSLKEAMTSIRRGLRDETEIKIAIQREAELDNAVLTGQYPPEGNRKTTTGQGERKSQLAPRAKLLLPLPTLPDYKTHIAPLARSLEGMVDLSRVVVITGFSELGPCGNSRTRWEMEKGTPLSLDGCVELAWMMGLIKHERRHLGKDASPRSGWVDAATGEPVEDSEVGDRYREWISEHTGLRKIEPELCDNGYDPAKSASVHEVVVERDLPPFETSPEVAEELKRQHGNRVAVFTSSGVGAGAGTHSGASPTTVTVQIKAGATILVPKASQFSRSVAGQIPTGWSAKRYGIDEDLVNQIDRATLYALVCTVEALLCSGIVDPYEMYQHVHISEVGSCIGSSMGGLSSLRKMHRDRFLGEQVQGDILQETFANTTGAWVNMLLMGSAGPLKTPVGACATSLEALDTGYDLLVRGKAKMCIVGGLDDFSEDVSREFGRMNATCNTDSELAAGRTPREMSRPTASSRQGFVESQGCGIQVLTTAELALRMGLPIFGVVAYTSMAADGIGRSVPAPGRGILTNARERRATSESAAAATTAASSSSSSGAKSPNKSLPSPLLDLRYRRRLRDQRLWLVDEELRHRKALLGHDASRPDGEGGVSGKPHERTYWDESFAVLDEEARRQREDIVYSLGNDFWKADPTISPLRGSLATWGLGINDIGVASLHGTSTVANDVNEAAVIQQQMAQLGRLPGNLLPCVTQKWLTGHGKGAAGAWMINGCLQMMDTGLVPGNPNADDIEPELERHQYLLFPSVPIQVGDGEHRIIKACSVTSFGFGQKGSQALLVHPRHLFATVSETCYEEYEEKRQIRWQRACRRLTEGMVEENMVRVQTEGPYTTTSQATALLEPAKGPSHWP, encoded by the exons ATGGCCAACTTATTATCCTATGCGGTTGGCATATTTCCAACACCGACTGCAAGAATCCCAGTTGTGGTGCTTGGCTTGGGACTGATTACGATA gtcgtcgtcttcctcgcccggCAGCTAGTATTCCATCCTCTGGCTGCTTACCCCGGTCCGTTTTTGGCAAAATGTACCGATCTCTATGCCGCGTGGCACGCGTGGAGGGGCACGCTTCACCTTGATATGTACCGCTGCCACAAGAAATATG GGCCGGTCGTACGTTACGCGCCAGGACGTCTGCTTATCAACAGCAATACTGCTGTCAAAG CCATTAGCTCCCACGGCGCCAACGTCATCAAGTCCAAGGCCTACGGCGCGCTTGTACACGGCGCGCCTAACACTCTCACCCTCCGTAACAAAAAGGAGCACGCGAGACGACGAAAGATACTGAGCATGGCTCTCTCCGATGCCCAGATGCGCCTGTACGAGGCCAAGATGCTGGAGCACATCGAGGCGATGTGCTCGAACCTTGACGACGCAAGCGCAGCAACAAACGACTCGCCGGATGAGAgcgcggcgccatcgtcaagaGCCTTGGACATGGCTGTTCTGTGCGAGCACTTGACCTTCGACGTCATCTGCGATATCGCCTTCGGCCTGTCTCCGAACACGCTCAAGAACGACAAGTACCGCTTCGTCCCGGCGTGCATCACCGAATCCAACGTGCGGATCGGTGCCTTGGTTCAGGCAAGCATCTTGTCCATCGCGAAGCTGGACAAGTATCTGTTTCCCCAGTCCATCAAGGCCCGGAACCGCTTTCTTGGCTTCCTCGTATGGCTTATCAGGACTCGCAAAGGCTTGTCTCCCAGTCCGGGTGCCAAACGCAGCGACGTCTTTTCCTACGTGGAGACGGCCAAGAACCCAGATGATGGCTCGATGCTGAGCAGGGATGAGGTCCAGGCCGAATCAGCCACCCTCATTGTCGCTG GCTCGGACACCACATCCACGACAGTCGCAGCAACACTGTTCTATCTGACCGGCAACCCTCGGGCATACGATCGGCTGCGAAAGGAGGTCAGAACAGCGTTCCGGTCCGCCTCCGAAATCCGTACCGGAGACCAAGTGAACTCGTGCGTCTTCCTACGCGCGTGCATCAACGAGGCCCTCCGCATGTCGCCCCCTGTAGGCGGGGCGCTCTGGCGCGAGGTTCTCCCCGGGGGGTTGACCCTCGAGGTCGGGTCCCGAGGCGGCTCGCAGCCGAGCCAGACGGTCTTCGTGCcgcccggcgtcgacgtcgggaCTGGGATCTACAGCCTCCACCGCCATGAGGACTACTTCGACTCACCCTCGGAGTACCGCCCCGAGAGGTGGCTTGTCGCAGGagagaacggcggcggcgaccaggCTGATGGCGCCGCCACGGCGGAGGCCGTGGACCTGGCATGGAGCGCattcttccccttctccagTGGCCAGCGAAGCTGTGTCGGAAAGGGACTTGCGTATGTCGAAGCAACGTTGACCTTGGCTCACATCCTGTACAGGTTCGACTTTTGCCGCGACGAGTCGATGCCTGTCGGAGGAGAGTATGTGCTCAAGGACCACGTCACATCCGCCAAATCTGGCCCGTGGCTTCGGTTCACCAGAGCCGCCCGTGATGAAGAGCCGCAGGCGGGTGTTGCAGAGGACtcccgggcggcggccgagtccGAGATCCGCCTTGGCCACGGTAACGATGatgaggctgctgctgctgctgctgttaACGCATCGTCTACCCTTGACGACGTGCCACCTCCGCCGAACTCACCTATGGATGCGTCTTCCTCCCTGGAACAACATCGTTCACAAAGCCCGGTCCTGAGCGAGTCCTCCAGGTTTTCTTGTTCTGCATCTACTTGCTCGGAAACTTCACGCCCGGAGTCGGCGTTGAGCGCTCCGGAGCTCGACAGCCCAAAAGGTGAAAGTAAATCACTGGATGTGCAGGAGGTTGCTGTTGCGCAAGAAATGCACCCAGAGACCCGTAGAAATCTCGGCCATATTCTCCTTATCGAGCTGCTTGC GATCGAGACGCAGGAGTGGATCGCCGAAGCCGTCCAGGCCGAGCGCATCATCGAGATTGGCCCGGGAAACACTCTGACGAACATGATGAAAAAGACGTTACAGGCCTCGGCGGACCGTGACGAAGCCCGCGGGATCCGTCGGCGGATACTGAGTCTCGACAGTGACCGAGACGAGATCTACTACCGCTTCGATCCGGCTTCCGAACAGCCCGAGCACCCGGACAACAACGGCTCTGGATTTGCCGGAATCAAGACGGAGTCTTCACAACAAACCGCTGGACCGGCAGAGACGCCCTCACGAGGTTCCCGTGGCGCATCTTCCCTCGTAGACGCGGCCCaggagccggcggccgcAACCACCACGGGCAGAGATGCAACTCCAGGGGCCATGATTcccgacgaggccatcgacgctTCGTCGGTATTGGTATCCATCGTTGGAGCAAAGTTAAAGAAGCACCCAAGCGACATTGATAAGTCTAGTACCATCGGCAAGTTGACAGGCG GCCGTTCCACGCGTTCCAACGAACTTGTTGGTGACTTGCAAGTCGAGTTTGGGGAGCAAA TACCGGACTCCGCGGCAGAACTCCCCATCGAGGAATTGTGCCTCATCGTAGACAAGGCCCAACAAGCAACGGGGAGGACCGAGTTGGGCAAGACGGCCACAGGCCTCGTGTCCACCATGCTCTCCAATACACTCCCCGGCACCTTTGGTCCTTCGAAAGCCAGGAGCCATCTCCAGAGCCGATGGCGCGTGGGTCCGCACCGGCAGAACGCCATCTTCTTGAGCGCGCTTCCATCAACCCAGTCCGCAGGGGGCCGCAAAGGAGATGCCGCAGAAGCCATGGTCTTCCTTGACGATATAGCCGCTGCCTATCTTGAAAAAGAGGGCTTGGAGGCACGCCAGCCGGTGGCCGATGTTGACGCAGAGGCTGTAGCACAAAAGCAGGCCACCGAGAGGAACGACGGGCTCTACCATGAGTTCATTGAGATGCTGACGATGAACCTGGGCCGAGCAGCTACCGTGTTGGACGAGAAGGGCGCAGAAACAAACGCGGTGGATGCGGGCCTCTGCGATCTACGAGATGAACTTGGCGATACCTATGCGCAAGGCGTTGCGTCCATGTTCAACGTGAAGAAGCAGCGCGTCTACAAGTCGTTCTGGAACTGGGTCCCTCAGGACATCCTCCGCCTGTCACGCATGGCTTTCCAGCCTGGACGGGGTGCTCAcaagcaacaacagcagcaacaagcaCAACTAGAGTCAGTGGAAGACCTGATGACACGCATCGCGAACCGTGCTTGCGGCAGATCCATCGATCAGCTCCTGTTTCacctcgaggaagaagaaaccaAGGTAAAAGACAAGGAAAATCATGAGATCCGTCGCGTGTTGCGGTCTTGTATGGAAGCTTGCCAGTCGTCCCTATCTCAAGCCCCTCTCTTTGTCGACCGAGAGCCTCGACGATCCCCCACAATATTTATTACAGACAACGGAGACATTGAAGTACGCACTGTCCCTCGGATGCCGTCGGGCGATTCCTTTGTGCCCAGTGTCCGATTCTTTGGGGCCGAGGGGAAAACATCCGAAGCCGAAGGACAGAGACTGAGCAGCATCTATATGGAGGACttggcgagagcgagagagccAGGCCTTACGTTTACGGGCAAAAGCGTTCTCGTGACCGGCGCCGGACAAGGCTCCATCGGGGTTTCCATCGTCGAGAATCTCCTCCGGGGCGGCGCGAGGGTCACCGTCGCCACGCGCAGCTACTCGGCCGACACCACCAAGATGTACGCCGATCTCTACGCCAAGTACGGCTCCCGCGGCTCAGAGCTGCGGGTCGTGCCCTTCAACCAGGGCAGCCGCCGGGACGtcgaggcgctggcggcctACTGCTGCGGcgacgccaaggacgacgtgggtggtgacggcggcggcggcatcgacttCGTCTTGCCGTTCGCGGTCATGGCGGAGAGTAACCGCGACCTGGAAGACCTCGACTCCCACGCCGAGCTGGCCCACCGAGTCGCGCTGGTCAACGTGCTGCGCCTCCTCGGGGCCATCGTCCGCAACCAGCGGCTCGGGGGCCGTACGACGAAGCCGGTGACAGCCGTGCTCCCGCTCTCGCCCAACCACGGCCTgatgggcggcgacggcctgtACTCCGAGTCCAAGCGGGGCCTGGAGGCCGTGTTCGCCCGATGGAGGTCCGAGGGCTGGCACGACTACATGGCGCTGCTCGGGGTCGTCATCGGATGGACGCGGGGCACGGGCATCATGAGCGACAACGACGTCCTCGCGCCGGGCGTGGAGGCTTTCGGCGTGCGGACCTTCTCTCGCGGCGAGATGGCGGCCCATATCGTGACGATGATGGGTGGCAGGGTGGCGGACGCCTGCCAGTCGATGCCGTTgatcgtcgacctcggcggggGGCTGGCCGAGATCCCTAGCCTGAAGGAGGCCATGACGAGCATCCGCCGCGGTCTCCGAGACGAAACCGAGATCAAGATCGCCATCCAACGGGAAGCCGAGCTGGATAACGCCGTCTTGACTGGGCAGTATCCTCCGGAGGGGAACAGAAAAACCACTACTGGCCAGGGTGAAAGAAAATCACAACTTGCACCAAGAGCGAAACTACTCCTGCCTCTACCCACGCTGCCTGACTATAAAACCCACATAGCCCCCCTTGCACGCTCCCTCGAGGGCATGGTCGACCTGAGCCGCGTCGTGGTCATCACGGGCTTCTCCGAGCTGGGGCCCTGCGGGAACAGCCGGACGAGatgggagatggagaagggaACGCCGTTGTCCCTCGACGGGTGCGTCGAACTGGCGTGGATGATGGGCCTCATCAAGCACGAGCGCCGTCACCTCGGCAAGGACGCGTCCCCGCGGTCCGGTTGGGTGGACGCCGCTACCGGCGAGCCCGTGGAGGACTCCGAGGTCGGTGACAGGTACCGGGAGTGGATCTCGGAGCACACGGGCTTACGGAAGATCGAGCCCGAGCTGTGCGACAACGGCTACGACCCGGCCAAGTCCGCTTCGGTCCAcgaggttgtcgtcgagcGGGATCTGCCGCCGTTCGAGACCAGTCCCGAGGTGGCCGAAGAGCTGAAGCGGCAGCACGGCAACCGAGTGGCGGTCTTTACGAGCAGCGGggtcggggccggggccgggacTCATTCGGGTGCGTCTCCGACCACAGTGACGGTCCAGATCAAGGCCGGAGCAACGATACTGGTGCCAAAGGCATCGCAGTTCAGTcgctccgtcgccggccagaTCCCCACGGGCTGGTCCGCAAAGCGCtacggcatcgacgaggacctcgtcaaccAAATCGACCGGGCCACTCTCTACGCCCTGGTGTGTACCGTGGAAGCGCTTCTCTGctccggcatcgtcgacccGTACGAGATGTATCAGCACGTCCACATCTCCGAAGTGGGCAGCTGCATCGGATCGAGCATGGGCGGCCTGTCGTCCCTGAGGAAGATGCACAGAGACCGGTTTCTGGGTGAGCAGGTCCAGGGGGATATACTCCAAGAGACCTTTGCCAACACAACCGGTGCTTGGGTG AACATGCTGCTCATGGGCTCGGCGGGCCCTTTGAAGACGCCCGTCGGAGCCTGCGCCACGTCCCTGGAAGCGCTGGACACCGGATACGACCTGCTCGTGCGcggcaaggccaagatgTGCATCGTGGGGGGCCTGGACGACTTCTCCGAGGACGTTTCGCGCGAGTTTGGCCGCATGAACGCCACGTGCAACACCGACAGCGAGCTAGCGGCGgggaggacgccgagggaGATGTCGCGCCCGACCGCGTCGTCGCGGCAGGGCTTCGTCGAGTCCCAGGGCTGCGGCATCCAGGTTCTCACCACGGCCGAGCTGGCTCTCCGGATGGGACTCCCCATCTTTGGCGTCGTGGCGTACACCAGCATGGCGGCTGATGGCATCGGCCGGTCGGTCCCGGCACCTGGTCGAGGTATTCTCACCAACGCACGGGAACGACGAGCCACTTCCGaatcagcagcagcagcaacaacagcagcatcatcatcatcatcatctggTGCCAAGAGTCCAAACAAGAGCCTCCCCTCGCCGCTCCTGGATCTCCGCTACAGGCGAAGGTTGCGCGACCAGCGTCTGTGGCTGGTCGACGAAGAGCTTCGCCACCGCAAAGCACTCTTGGGGCACGATGCTAGCAGACCCgatggggagggaggggtgtcGGGGAAGCCGCACGAGAGAACCTACTGGGACGAGAGCTTCGCTGTTTTGGACGAGGAGGCTCGTAGGCAGCGGGAAGACATCGTATACTCTCTCGGAAACGACTTCTGGAAAGCGGATCCGACTATTTCGCCGCTTCGCGGGTCCTTAGCAACATGGGGCTTGGGCATCAACGATATCGGTGTTGCTTCGTTGCATGGGACGTCGACGGTGGCCAACGACGTCAACGAGGCAGCCGTCATCCAGCAGCAGATGGCGCAGTTGGGCCGTCTCCCGGGCAACCTGCTCCCGTGCGTGACGCAGAAATGGCTGACGGGCCACGGCAAGGGGGCCGCCGGGGCGTGGATGATCAACGGGTGCCTGCAGATGATGGATACCGGGCTGGTGCCGGGGAACCCGAACGCGGACGACATCGAGCCGGAGCTGGAACGGCACCAATacctcctcttccccagCGTACCCATTCAagtgggcgacggcgagcaccGCATCATCAAGGCCTGCTCGGTCACCTCCTTTGGGTTCGGGCAGAAGGGTTCCCAGGCGCTGCTCGTCCATCCCAGGCACCTGTTCGCCACGGTTTCCGAGACGTGCTACGAAGAGTACGAGGAAAAGAGGCAGATACGATGGCAGCGGGCGTGCCGGCGCCTGACGGAGGGCATGGTGGAGGAAAACATGGTTCGGGTTCAGACCGAAGGCCCGTACACTACGACATCCCAGGCTACCGCGTTGCTCGAGCCGGCCAAGGGCCCGTCGCATTGGCCATAG